The sequence below is a genomic window from Aspergillus nidulans FGSC A4 chromosome V.
TACGATTTATGCCAATATACCTTGTAGCAACCCAAGCCCATATCTTAACATTGAATGCCTGCAAATACCTTGAAAAGACTTTCCCATCACCGTCGACCCGCCAGTCGCGAAAATGAACGCCGAGTTCCAAACCGCGTTGTCTACCTTTGAAAGCAGACTCAATTCACTCGTCACAAGCCTCACAACCTCCCCGACTGCCTCAGGCGCACCAAAAGCAGCACAGGAACTGCTTAACGCTGACGACTCCCTCACCTCTACGATCGACACCCTTAAACAGCATCAGAGCAATTACGCGCGCATCCTACAACTGCGCGCGGAGGCGCAGAGTTTagaagacaaggtcaaggatatcGTTCGGCTCGTCGTGCGTTACGAAAAGGACATACGCGAAGCATGCGGCGATAGCGACTCCGACAGCGACACCGACTATGACTCAGAGGAGTCGGACCACGATATGAACGCACCGCACACGACGCAAACACGGACCTCCCGAAAGCGCAACGAAGTGGATTACAGGCTTCTTCTGGACTTCGCCCGTCGGATAAGCAAGTATAACCACGAGGCAGCTGCCGACGCTGCGGCAGGGATGGCAAAGGGGAACCACGTGCTGGCAGGGCGGGACACCGAGATGACAGGCGTGAACACGAACGGGAACCAGGAGGGGAGTCCGGCAGAACCGGTTGCTGCTGTGACAAAAGAAGCGACATCATGGCTGGACGAGTCGGCGAACATGACACGGCAGGTCTACATGCTCCCGTACCCAATGGAAGATCGGATACGCATGGGACTCATGGGGCAGATACAgctggcggcggcagagGGGCGGCCTGGGTTCGACCCGGACAAAGAGGTTGAGCGGCTGATCAGGGAAGCGGAGGGTGTCGGCATTGCTGATGCTGTCGCGCCGCCTCCGATTGGGGAGGAGGCGACAAGGGTGAATGAGGCTGCAATGGCGGCTGCGCATGCTGGGTCTACGGCGAGTGGCGGTCGGATGGCACCGGTACAACCGAAACCAAAGGCGACATTGGATCTGGACTTGTATGACCccgatgaagacgaggactgAGTTTATTCTATAGACCCGATCGTaatcatttccagctcaaCAATCGGCTGTCAATAAGAATACGGTCTTCTGACTGAGTACTCGCAGTTACTTCAGTTTTATTTCTCAACCCTAGTTCAGATGCCTACTTTGACTGAGGAAACATTTGCTGggcaagctcttcaatgaACATAGTACATTTCCATATCTCTAACGTTAAGAAAACAAAACTGATCGGCGACTTTCCTGAGCCGCCCAGAAATCATCATACGACCTCCGTCTCGCAT
It includes:
- a CDS encoding uncharacterized protein (transcript_id=CADANIAT00003718) codes for the protein MNAEFQTALSTFESRLNSLVTSLTTSPTASGAPKAAQELLNADDSLTSTIDTLKQHQSNYARILQLRAEAQSLEDKVKDIVRLVVRYEKDIREACGDSDSDSDTDYDSEESDHDMNAPHTTQTRTSRKRNEVDYRLLLDFARRISKYNHEAAADAAAGMAKGNHVLAGRDTEMTGVNTNGNQEGSPAEPVAAVTKEATSWLDESANMTRQVYMLPYPMEDRIRMGLMGQIQLAAAEGRPGFDPDKEVERLIREAEGVGIADAVAPPPIGEEATRVNEAAMAAAHAGSTASGGRMAPVQPKPKATLDLDLYDPDEDED